Within the Thermanaeromonas toyohensis ToBE genome, the region TAGGAATAAGAATAGAAAAACCACCTTAGCTTCAAGGTGGTTGAGCCCTAGGCTCTATTGACATACTCCCTCAAGATTGTTAATGTAAAAGTTGGCATTATAAGCCGGCGGTCGCAGCCACCCGCCTTAAAAAAACAAGGAGTGAATTTCTTGCGCTACAAACTTTTTCCCTTCGTAATGGTAGCCTTCGTAGTGGTATTGCTCCTCTCTAATACCGTAGCCGTCAAAGTAGCAAAATTTGGCCCCTTCTATTTTGACGGTGCAGTAGTCTTATTCCCCCTTTCGTATATCTTCGGCGATATTTTAACGGAGGTTTATGGTTACAAGCGCAGCCGGGTTGTCGTGTGGACAGGATTTATAGCCTGCTTGTTTATGTCCTTTGTTTACTGGCTGGTAGGGATACTGCCTGCAGCGCCCCACTGGTCGGGTCAGGAAGCTTACCAGCGCATACTGGGACAAACGCCACGGATAGTGGTCGCTAGCCTCTTAGCCTTTTTCTGCGGCGAATTCACTAATTCCTATATCCTGGCCAAACTAAAAATCTTAACTAGAGGCCGGTGGCTATGGACCCGTACTATCGGTTCTACGGTGGTTGGTCAGCTAGTAGACACATCTTTATTTATCACTATTGCCTTTATGGGTATTTTGCCAGGAGCCGTATTAATACGCATGATAATGAACAACTATATATTTAAGACCACCTACGAAGCCCTGGCCACTCCGTTGACCTATGCTATTACCGCCTGGCTTAAAAAGGTGGAAGAAGAGGATTACTACGACTATGACACCAACTTCAATCCCTTTGTGGTAAGCAGGGAGGATCTGGTATGATGGAGTTCGAAGCCTTAGGGAAACCCGTACGTGAACCCCGTAAAAAATTAGAAGTTTTCCCCAAGCCGCCCCACGTGGAAATTGTTACTCTAGAAACTGACGAGGTAACAAGCCTCTGCCCAGTAACTGGACAACCGGACTTTGAAACAGTAATAGTAGAATATGCCCCCGATAAGTACTGCATTGAATCTAAAAGCTTCAAGCTTTACTTATGGAGCTTCCGGGAGGAAGGCATCTTTTGCGAGTCTCTGGCCGATACCATAGCTAAGGACATCTATGAGGCCTGCCAACCCCACTGGTGCAAGGTAACTGTGATTCAAAAACCCCGGGGCGGGATAAAAATAACTGCTTCTGCCCTGTATGGTGAACGTAAGTAGTAGATGGTAGTACGCGTGGGGCTTTCAGGGCAGAAGCAGCAAAGCTTACACGCTGTTTGAGGAGAACCTACAACTCATGGCCGACCCGCATGGCTTCAAATACAGCCTGGGTTATCCTCCTGGGACTTACAGCATCGCCAATAACATAGTAGTCTATGCCGGAACCTTCCATCTCATGGGCCAGAGTATCGTTAGCCCGGGATCCAACGGCCAGCACCACTGTATCAAACCCGGTTAAGCTTTCTTCCTGGCCGTTACGCTTATAGGTCACCCGGTCACCGTGAATAGCTGTAAGTTCGGCCTCAGTAATTATTTGTACCTCTTGTTTCTCAAGGCGCTTAAGGAGCAGCGGCGCCACCAGAGGGCCGCTGTCGCCAGCCACTTTAGGCAACATTTCCAAGATAGTCACTTTATGCCCCTTCTCGGCCAGATACTCAGCCGTCTCACAACCTACCAGCCCGCCGCCTATCACCACTACCTTTTTCCCTACCTGTGCTTTTCCCCGCAGTACATCCCAGGAGGTTACTACCTTCTCACCTTCACCGCCAGGGATGTCCGGGATAGCCGGCCGGGCACCGGTAGCCAGTACCACTACATCGGGCTTCTCCTGGCGTATGGCTTCCAGGGTAGCCTCTTTATTAAGCTGCACATTGATTTTAAGCCTCTCCATCTGCCCCACTAAATAATCTCTGAAAGTAGCAATTTCGCCTTTCTGGGGTGGGGCATAAGCCAGGGGTAATTGACCCCCTAGCTCACTCTCTTTCTCCCAGAGGGTTACCTGGTGCCCCCGCAGGGCCGCTACCCGAGCTACTTCCATACCAGCCGGCCCGCCACCCACGACCAACACCTTCCGGGAGCGCTTTACCTTATCCAAAGGAAATTCTCGCTCGAAACCTGTGCGTGCGTTTACTGTACAGCCGATGGCGTGGTCCAGGAAAAGCTCGTCGATACACGCTTGGCAACAGGCGATGCAGTGGCGGATCTCATCCAACCTTCCTTCCATTATCTTTTTGGGAGTTTCGGGGTCGGCCAGCAGCTGCCGACCGAAGGAGATTAAATCCGCTTTCCCTGCGGCCAGTATACTTTCCGCCACTTCGGGATCGTTGATTCGCCCCACGGCAATAACCGGAATGCTCACCGCCGACTTGATACCCTGGGCCAGATCTACAAGGCACCCCCGCGGGAAGTACATAGGTTGAATAATCCACGCTGCCGTTTCATATATGCCTGCGGAAACATGAAGAGCATTGACCCCTTCCTGCTCTAACTTTTTAGCAAAGGTCCGAGTTTCCTCCAGGGTAAGGCCCCCCGGAACCTTTTCGTCGGCGCTCAGACGATAGATAATGGGGTACTCCGGCCCCACTGCCTGGCGCACGGCCCGCACCACTTCCAGGGGAAAGCGCATCCTGTTTTCTAGGGGACCGCCGTACTCGTCCGTCCGTTTATTAGCATAAGGAGAGAGAAATTCATTGATCAGGTAGCCGTGGGCGCCGTGGATCTCAACGGCATCAAAGCCCGCTGCTTTGGCTCTTCTTGCGGCCTGGGCAAAGGCCTGAATAAGAGACGCGATTTCTTCTCTGGTCAATTCTTTAGGTATCTCCCCGATGGTGGCGCAAGGAATAGGGGAGGGAGCTAGCAGGGGCTGTCCCGTAACTTTAGACTTGCTCTGGCGACCTCCATGGTAGAGCTGAATGGCGATCTTTGCTCCGTAGGCGTGTACAGCCTCAACCAACCGGCGCAAGCCCGGGATGAGGCGATCGGAGTAAATGCCCACCTGGTTCTTAAATCCCTTGCCTGAAGGGTGGACATAGGAAGCTTCAACAATGATCAGCCCCACCCCGCCCTTGGCCCGTTCCACGTGGTAGGCCACCAGCCGGTCGGTCACTGAGCCGTCGCTGTAGGCATAATTGGTTACCATGGGGGGCATGACCATTCTGTTCTTAAGCTCTAAATTACCTATGTTAATAGGGCTCGTCAATGCGGTTAATTGTCTCATGGGTATCTCCCCTTCTGTAGTATATACTCAATCCTTACACCCTTTCGCAATTCAAACCATAGCTACAATCCGGGTTAGCTTCTTTTAGTATTTGCACCCGGCCACCAGGAGTATGACAATGCAGTTTCGGATAACCAAGTTCCCTATTCAACGTTCAGAAAAAGTTGTGAAGTGCGTCATGTTATCCCCCTTTCTTATTTGTGCTTGTTGCCACAATCTCTAACAACTATATTCGCCATTGCCCTTAATTTTCCTCCTGGCCTACCCGCGGCTGGAGCCGGTCATAAACCTCGTTTTTCCGGGAAACGCTACGTTGATATAAAGGGGTGGGCCAGCCTTGCCTTTTAAGTGTGGCTTTTTAGCCTGTCTTGGACAGAGGGGAAAAGATGAAGATCAGTATGGGGGAAAAACAAGCCTGCGGTAAAATGGGACATAAATCGCGGGCTGTTATTCATCTCTACATAAGTAACGCGTCGAGCTATTTCTTCTACTTCCTGGCCTTTTCTAAGATCAGTAAGGATTAAACTAGCACCCATCAAAGAGCTGTTGCCTAATGATATAATGTTCTCTCGCGGGAGATCAGGATATAAGCCTACGACGACCGCTGATTCAACATCTAGATGTTCACCAAAGGCTCCGGCAGCATAAAAGTATTTTACATCCTTTAAAGTACATCCCACGCTCTCTAACAAGGTAAACATAATGGCGTTAGCGGCTGCTTTGGTACGTAAAAAGCGTTGAATGTCTGTTGTAGTTAGCTCGATGGGCTTCCCTGTGGCGCTTTCCTCAGCCGGTACAACCACTAAAGAAGCAAGAGGGGCACGTAATTCGCCTCGCTGGGTAATAATCCCGGCCAATAATCCTTGAGCAATAGCATCCACAACACCTGAACCACAAATACCACGTGCCGGCTCGTTTTCAATAGTCTGGTAGGTTATCTTCCCGGTCTGGCTATCTATATACACCTTGTATACGGCACCAGGTTCAGCCCGCATACCACAACTTATAACTCCACCTTCCAGGGCCGGCCCAGCTGCTCCAGCTGCAGCCACTAACCATTCTCGATTACCTAGTACCATTTCTCCGTTAGTCCCAATATCCGCTAAAAGACCAATATCTTCTTGCCGATGCATTCCACTGGCTAAAATACCTGCTAGGATGTCTCCACCCACATAACTACCTACACCAGGTAAAAAGTATACCAGCGCCTGGGGATGTATATAGAGACCTATCTGTTCCGCTGGTATGAAACCCGGAGCATTGACCACAGGAACGTAAGGACTCCGGCAAATATTTGTGGGAGGTAGGCCGAGTAATAAATGGACCATGGTAGTATTACCGCTGATTACCCCAGCAGTAATAGCATGGGGCCTTATATTAGCCCGCCTGGCCAGAAGAGCAATTACCCTATTTATACTAGCCACTGCGTCCTCTTGCAATTCTCTTAATCCTTGGGAGGTGGCTGCATGATGAATTCTGGTAAGAATATCTTCTCCTACTTTGACCTGAGCGTTAAAGGTACTATAAGCAGCGACGAGTCTCCCCACGCCAAGATCCCACAAATACCCTGCTACTGTGGTACTACCCAGGTCCACTGCCACCCCAAAAGGGCCGGAGTAATCAAAACCGGGTTCCACTTCCACCAAGCGGGCGGTAAGTCCTTTCAGTCCCCATCCTGGTGGCCAATAATATCCTACAGTGACTGTTACTTTCCACTCCTGCTGCCGTAATCTGGTAGGAATCTCTTTAAGTAAATCTAGTGGAATCCCTACTGGACAACTGCTCCGTCTTTCCAGCGCCTGGCGTAAACGGTCTGTATCCGCTATATTATCTCCACTACCGGGCGGCCTAAGTTCTAACTGAAATTTCTCTGTTAAAGCCCTCCCCTTAAATTCATATCTTTCTACCATAACAGGGCACCCAGCATTAAGGCTTGATGTAGGCGTAACCCTCAACTTGTTTTCTCGCGATCTCAGTAATTCCGGCTGGAACAACTTTAATGAAAGAAGGAAGGTTCCCTTCATCGATTGCTTGACTCCGCAAAGCATTGCGACAAACCATAAACTCTACTCCCCTCTTTGCTAGTTTCTGCATCTCTTCTAGGAGCAAACCATGGTCAGAGTTGTCAGCAAAAATTGTAACTGCTTCTCCGTTGGCAACTACTTCGATGGCGGCATTCCCTGGCCCAACGTCATTAATAAAATTAGTGATGTTAGTGAAGACCATCTGCCACCGCCTAGCTTCGTTTATATGGAATAAAACCTTAAGGTTCATTCCTCCTCACCTCCCTTAAGGCCTAAGACAGGCCAAAGAGCTCCTCGGCGTTATACCTGGCAATACGCTCTACTATTTCGTGGGGGGCACCTTTGTTCTCTAAATACCGCACAGCCCGGGGAACGCTTAAAGGATCGCAAGCTTTTAAATTGCTATAATCGCTATTCAGCATCCCCCGCCAGAAGTGTTCCAAGTGCTCCAGCAGGATTGGGGGTGTAAGCCCGTCCTGGCGTATAGTTAGGCCGGGAATGGCTCCAAACTCCTCAATCAGGTTAATAATATCCAGATTAGCATGATCAATAACCACCTTATGCGGTGGTATCCCGATAGCAGCCGCAATTTCCAAAGCTTTACCTGTGATTAGTTCCCTCTGCCGGGGAGGAGTATGGATAATCACTGGCACCCCATATTCTTTGGCTATTTTCAGTTGCTCCCGCAAAACCTCTTGTTCACGCTTGTCTCCTTCATGCAAGCCGATCTCGCCTAAACCAATAACACCCGCCCTTTTAAGATAAGTAGGAAGGGCTTCCACTACCCGTGGCCAATCTTCCGGTGTGCCCAGGGGGTGAAGACCAACGGCTACGAAAAGCTTAAGTCCGTTTTGGATAGCGCTCTGCTGGCAGAGGGTAAGCATCTGCTCAAAATGGTCGAAGAGCGTCTCAGCATGTCTAGCTCCGAAAAATATAGAGCATCCGATAATTTTCCTTACTCCTGCTAGAGCCATGTTTTCCAAAGCATCAAAGGGCAACACCGAAACATGGGTATGGGAATCCACCAGGCCCTCCATATTGGTGTCCTCCTTTGCCTTACTCCCGGTCCCTTCTCTTGCTGTAATATATAGTAACAAAAAGCCTTACCCGCGTCTAATCAGTTTAATTTATCTATGATATAAGGGCATCAAGTGCCTGGCCAAAGGTATAACAAAGCCGGGACCTTTTCTTAGGCCTAAGTAGCTATTTATTAGCCCAGTAGCCATCCGGAAAGCATCTTCAGGCTTCTTATCCAGGAATCTTTTTCCCCTCCCCAAGGTTCTCCGAGATAGCGATAGTCGTGCTTCCTTATAAATTCTTTAAGTTCTGATTGCAAGGCTGCCATTTTTTCCAGTTGTACCTGGGCTAAAAGGCGAATACCAGCAGGATCCTCGGCTAAAGATAAGGCCCGGCGAAAATGGGGCCAACATAGACCGGAAGATTTAGAATATAAAGCCGTGATCTGGGGATCCCGCTGAGCCAACTGGAAGTTTAATTCATGCAAAACATTCCCTGTGGTTTCGGCTTCTATCCTGCAAGCCGGGCAAGGTTGGGTACTTTCTAAAACAGCGGCCATTCTAGTTCCGGCTGAAGCTGGGTTACGTTTTCTTAGAAGGAAGTTGTGTATCAAGGGAGAACAGGATTCCAAACCTATATTGAGCGTTTGCCTAACTAACTTAATAGCTTTATCCAGCAATGCTTCATTCAAAATGGCAATACCTAGGCTATATTGGGTAAAATTGGCAAGTTCCCGAGCATGGGCTTGACAAACTCCCCAGGAGGCTTCCAACATTTCCCGTGTTCCTGGATCATTAACCATTTCATATAGAAGCCCTTCTAAATAACGTATCCCTGCTTCCCTTGTGATACGGCAGACGGGGCATCCTGGTTTTACTAAGGCCTCTTTCAATTTAATATACAGAGCAGGAAGGGACATAAAGGCCAGCTCCTCCCCTTAATGCAAGCTTCCGTGTTCCGGAGTCCTTGACATTTAAAAATACTGTTGTTAAATTGTAATTGCGGTGATGGAGTCCACCGATAAAATACCCGTCAAGGGTTGATGACTCCTACCCGAAAGAGGAGGTAGGAGTCTTTTTATTTGGGTTTGGAGGTTTTCCCAATGGAAAACGTGCAAGATCTGTTACCCCTTTTGGAACAAAGTTTAATTTATCTATTGGAACTTGGGCCTGAATACGCCCCTAGATACAAGAATATAGGTGCCTTAAAAGAAAGACTTTTACAAGAGCGGTTCCATTTAGCCATCCTGGGACAATTCAAGCGGGGTAAGAGTACTTTCCTAAACGCTCTCCTCGGAGCCGAACTGCTACCTACCGCTGTTGTCCCTCTAACAGCTATTCCCACTTTTTTACTGTGGGGGCCTGAACCACGTGTCTCTGTATTGTATGAAAAGGGCTCCAAAGAAGAAGCGTCTTTCTTACACGTAGAAGACCTAACTTCTTACCTTGTCCAATTTGTTACTGAGGCAGGCAATCCTCATAATCAAAAAGGAGTGTCTGCTGTAGAGGTATACTATCCTTCTCCCCTCCTTAAGCAGGGGGTGGTGTTAATAGATACGCCCGGTATTGGTTCTACTTTCCAGCATAACACGGAAACCACCCTTAAATTTTTACCCCAGTGTGATGCTGCTGTATTCCTCCTTTCTGCCGACCCACCCCTAACCCAGGCAGAGCTTGAATTTCTGCAGGCAGTACGGTCCCAAATTGCCCACCTCTTCTTCATACTTAACAAGGTAGATTATCTGGATACTCAAGAAATGTCTTCCCTCCTACATTTCGTTAAGAAGGTTTTACAAGAACATGCTGGAATAGAAAAACCTCTTATTTTCTGCGCCTCAGCACGCCAGGGATTAGAAGCTAGAAAATCAAACAATGCTTCCCTCTGGAGCCTAAGCGGTATGGAAGAAATCTCTAGGTATCTCCTGGACTTCCTGGCCCGGGATAAGAAAAAAATCCTGCAAGAAGCCTTAGCCAAAAAAGCCTCGGATATACTGGCAGATACATTGATGCAATTAAATATTACTCTTAAGTCCCTTAAGCTTCCCCTTAGCGAGCTGGACGAGCGCCTGAAACTGTTTGAGCAAAAGCTAAAAGAAGCCGAACAGCAGAAAATCTTAGTAGGAGACCTCTTGGCAGGGGACAGGAGACGGCTTATAGCATTTTTGGAAGAACAAGCTGAGAACTTGCGCCAGAAGGCCCGTGTTCACTTGGAGGGAATCCTCCAAAGCTGTATAGCTCAAACTGGTGATGAGCTTGAGGAAGATAAGATCCGCGAAACTTTAGCCGAGGCCATTCCCCGGTTCTTTGACCATGAGCTAAAAGAAATATCCCGCTCTATGGAAGCACGTATCACCGAGGTGCTACGGCCTTATGAACAGCGTGCTGATGAACTGGTGGAGGCGATCCGCAAAGCGGCTGCCGAGCTTTTTAACCTTCCTTATTATCCTCCCCTTACTTCTGATGCCTTTGAGAAGAAAAACCAACCTTATTGGGTAACTCATAAGTGGGATTCCAGCCTTAGCGGGTTATCGGAAGGTTTAGTTTTCAGGTTATTACCACCTAGAATGCGCCGCGCCAAGCTCACTAAGCGTTTAATGGAGCAAATCGAATCCTTAGTCCTGCACAATGTAGAAAACTTACGTTGGGCTACGCTGCAAAATCTGGAGCATTCCTTCCGTCTTTTTGAAGCTAGATTGAACGAGCGTCTCCAAAGTACCATTTCGGCAACTCACGGAGCAATTCAATCAGCTCGGGCCAAGCGGCAGGAACAAGCAGAGAATTTAGCCCAGGAGATGGCTACCCTCCAATCCAGCATCAAAAAACTCCAGGAAATAAGGACTCAATTGCTGGACGCCTTCATAGGTCAATATGAGCAAATAGGCTAGAGGAGGCTCTTCTGCACTTTTATAAGAGAGCCTCCCCGCCGGGTCTAACTTTTACCTTTAACTATCAAAACAGGGCATTTAGCCAGCCTAACTACAGCTTCGGAAACACTACCTAGAAGAAAACGCTTAATGCCGCTTAAACCCCGGGCCCCCAGGATAATCAAATCATAGCCTTCCTCTTCGGCCAGACGAGCTAGCGTATCAGCCGGGTGGCCAGGTACCACTCTGGTAGTCATGGCGATTCCTTCCTGAGTAGCTAGCGTTTTAGCCTCTTCTAAAGCTTTCTCAAAGAATCTGCGGGCATCTTCCAAGACTCCGTTTACTTCATCCCGGCTATCTGCAAAGTCGGGTATATGGGCAATGGACACAGCCGTAACCTCTGCCCCATACTTCTTGGCTAGATCTAAGGCTATCATTAAAGCTTTCCTAGCGTAGGGGGAGCCGTCATAACCTAGAAGTATCTTGTTAAACACCCTCTATCCCTTCCTTTCCTGGGGTATCATGGCTAAGGATTGCTTTTTGCTTACGGCCGCCTGTACTAGCTCAGGCCGGAAAAAGGTTTGGGCAATTAATGTAGGTACTACAGCGCTAAGAATTACCGTGGTAACTAAAATCGTATATTGTTCCTGATTAATAAACCCGTGAGTCAGGCCAAAGAGGGAAGAAATAGTACCAAAGGTAAGCCCTGTAGACATAAGCAAGGTAGTATACATCCCCTCCCGGGAAGAAAACCGGAAAAGGCGCGTTACAGGCCAGACACCAATAAATTTGCTCACCATTTTTACTACCAGAGCTACCATAATAATGCCAGCACTAGCCCATACGGCCGGGAGAGAAACATAAAGCCCGGCTTTCAAGAAGTAAAAAGGGGTCAAAAAGGAAAAGGCAATAGTTCGCATCCGCAAGGTTAAATTCTTTTCCTCCAAGAAAAAGCCGGCCATGGCTAGCCCCAAGAGATAAGCAGGTAAGACTGCTTCGCTCCCGGCCAAGGAAGCCAGCCCTCCTAAAAGAAATAGCAGGAAGAACAAGTATTTTACCTCTAGCTGGCTTACCCGGTTACCATAACGTTGAACAAACCAGGGGGTAAAACGCGGTGTAATAGATAAAACTGCCGCCGTTACCGCCAGGAACAGCAACATCCAGGCATTGAAGTTGGCAAACAAGATGCCGAGGGCTACCACAGTTCCTAAATCGGTTATAAAGCAAGCCGCCAGGATAATCCGGCCTAGCTCACTCTCATTTAAGCCGGTTTCCACCATAACAGCGTATACTACAGCTACAGAGGTGGTAGAGAGGGCAATACCGGCAATCTGCGCTGCCCGGAGATCCCAACCAAGACTATAATAGGCATAGAGAAAGGCACCTATAAAGGGTAATAGAAAAGATAACAAACCTATGGATAGGCTTTCCTTAAACTTGGTTTTTAAAACTACCGGATCTACTTCCGCTCCGGCCAGAAAAGTGAGCAAAATACTCCCTGCTCCTGCTAAATAATTTACCCAAGTCTCAGTGTGCAGGCCTAAAAAGTTTCCCGCTAACACACCTACTATAATCTCTACCAGAGAAATAGAAATCCCCGTCCAACCTGCCAGCAGCGCACCGGCTAAACTTAAGGCCACCCAGATAGAGGCTGTCAACCACAAGTTTTCCATAAAGTTTTACCTCCCTCCTTTGCAATATAAAAAATAGAAGGCTCCTACCGTATCTTTGACTTATGATTACGGTAGGAGCCATTAGCTCAAACCTGAGCATTAGGCGAGCTCCATCGCCACTTTTATATTCTGAGGTTATTCCATAAGAAAATCAAGGCCGATTTTGCTGCAAAATCTTGTTTGAGGGGTTATGATATGAGGTTTTCAGCCATTAACATATGCATATACGCGCTCCAAAATTTCTTCCAGGGTTACCACAATCAACACGTTTCCGGCACGAAGCAGGATTTCGGCTGCTTGACCGGCCCACCATCCGACGGTTATACTGAAGGTAAATGAAAGGGAGTGGCACCTATGACTGAAGAAGCAAAAAAAGAAGAATTTCATAGGGTTAGCCCTTGGGATGTGCTGATCTGGAAGCTAGATTCCTTAGAAAAATATGTCCAACGTGAAATCAGCGACCTGCGCCGGGAAATGGGGGATCTGCGCCGGGAAATGGGGGATCTGCGCCAAGAAATTGTCGAACTCCGGCGCGAAGTACGCGAAGAGATGAAAGGGACGCGTCAGAGCTATGCTGTACTAGAATGGACGGCAATATTGGGTTTTGTGGCCATTATCGTGACTATTTTTGCTACCAAGTTCCTGTAAGTATCCCTGTTTTTACTGGCTTACTGGGACGGGATTTGCGGCTGGGTAAAGGACGGAGGTTGCGGGTTATGCAGGGAGGAACCTACATAGTTGCCGGGGGTGGAGAGGTTAAAAAAGAGCCGGGCGTCCTTGTCCACACCCCAATTTTGGGTGGAGCCAGTGCCTTGGATCTTCTGGAAGCATTCCCTGAACATGGTGTTGTGCGCTTCTTCCCTGTTCAGGAGGAAATCGATCATCTGTCGCACATATCGATCTGCAATTTGCCGGTACAGATATTCATAAACAACCTTGGCACGTTGTTCAGCAGCGATATTGGAAAGCAGGTCTGCAGGCAGGTCACCGGTGGCTTCAATGTAAGACGCAGTCCACACCTGGCCTGAAGCGTTACTGTAAAAGGGATTAAGTCCAGTTGTCACATGAGCCTGAACATTGCCGACGGTGGCGTTCATGGCCTGAGGTTCATGGCCATTCAAAAGGTTGACTGCCGTACATACCATTTCCAGGTGACTGAGCTCCTCTGCAGCGATATCAAGGAAAATATCCTTGATAGCCGGGTCTTGAATGCGAAAACTTTGGGCCAGGTATTGTAACCCAGCTTTCAGCTCCCCGTGAGGGCCTCCAATCTGCTCCTGCAATAGCACCGCGTAGTTTGGGTTCGGCCGTTCCACACGCACCATTTGTAGCAGGTTCTTATCGTGCTTAAACATGCTATTCCTCCTTTATCTATAGCCTATTATTCCATGTTGAGCTTCATGATATGTATCTAGTTGAGCGGTAATAGATAAAATGCTTGTCTAGGTCTTAAGCAGTTGAGCAGGGAGGGCTTTATATCAATTTTATTTTAAAGCCCTGGTAGCATTGAAAATAGCTACCAGCGTTATACCTACGTCGGCAAAAACCGCCTCCCAGATGGTGGCTACGCCCAAGGTGCCTAAAACGAAGAAAAGGGCTTTGACGCCTAGAGCGAGGATTATATTCTGCCTTACTATACGAATTGTCCAGCGGGCAATGGTAATGGCAGTGACTAGTTTGGAGGGAGCATCCTCCATCAATACTACGTCCGCGGCCTGGAGGGTAGCGTCACTCCCTAATCCTCCCATAGCTACTCCTACATCCGCCCTCATTATAACAGGAGCGTCGTTAAGTCCATCGCCCACAAAGGCTATCTTTTGTTTATCTGGGTTAAGTAGGGCAGCCTGGAGCTCTTCCACCTTCTTCACTTTGCCTTCTGGAAGAAGTTCAGCAAAGTAGGCATCCAAACCCAGCTTTTGGGCTACCAGCCGGGCCACGCGCTCCTGGTCACCAGTCAAGAGGATTATTCTTTGTACCCCCAGTTCCTTAAGCTTAAATATAGCCTCCTTAGCATCAGGCCTTATCTCGTCAGAGATGATTATATAACCAGCATAGACCCCATCCAGGACTACATGGATACCGGTCCCCTCTTCTATATTACATATTTCATGGGGTATACCCTCCCGGTGCAGCAGGCGATCGTTTCCAGCCAGGACCCTCCTGCCTTCTACCACAGCGCTGATACCATGGCCAGGGATTTCCTGAAAGTCTTTAACCTCTTCCAGAGGGATTTCTTTTCCGTAAGCCTCACGGATGGATTGTGCAATGGGGTGGGTAGAATAAACTTCTGCCGAAGCTGCGGCCGCCAGAACTTCTTCCTCCCTAAAACCATTGTATGGTACCACCTTTGTTACCCGGAAAACTCCCCGCGTCAGAGTTCCAGTTTTATCAAAAACTACTGTATGCAGGCGAGCTAAGGCCTCTAGAAAGCTTGCCCCCTTCACCAAGATACCCCGGCGAGAGGCTCCGCCTAGGCCACCGAAGTAACTCAAAGGGACGGAGACCACCAAGGCGCAGGGGCAGGAGATTACCAGTAGCACTAGGGCCCGGTAAACCCACTCTTTTAGGCTAGCTTCGGGAAAGATAAGAGGAGGTAAGAAAGCCACTACTAAGGCCCCCAAAACCACCGCTGGGGTATAATAACGGGAGAAGGTGGTGATAAGTTGCTCGGTAGGCGCTTTGCGTTCTGCGGCGTTTTGCACCAGCTCTAGAATGCGCGCTACAGAGGATTGTTCAAAGGGCTTGGTCACTTTTATTATGAGCAGCCCTTGGCCGTTGATCATCCCGGCCAAAATCTGGTCTCCCTTTTCTACCTTACGGGGCACAGATTCTCCAGTTAAGGCTGAAGTATCCACGAAAGAAATCCCTTCCACAACCTCACCGTCCAGGGGTACTTTTTCACCTGGCTTTACTACAATAAGTTGGCCCACTTCTACTTCCTCCGGCCGTACCTTCTTTATTTCCCCATCTAACTTCAGGTTGGCATAA harbors:
- a CDS encoding heavy metal translocating P-type ATPase gives rise to the protein MDCRTCVNKKEFRNPFIVASGVLLAIGVIFNEPLHRTSHAVVEYLVLLSAYFLSGWKVLKSAFKNLFRGRIFDENFLMTIATLGALAIHQLPEAAAVMTFYAVGEYFQERAVNRSRRSIAALLDLRPDYANLKLDGEIKKVRPEEVEVGQLIVVKPGEKVPLDGEVVEGISFVDTSALTGESVPRKVEKGDQILAGMINGQGLLIIKVTKPFEQSSVARILELVQNAAERKAPTEQLITTFSRYYTPAVVLGALVVAFLPPLIFPEASLKEWVYRALVLLVISCPCALVVSVPLSYFGGLGGASRRGILVKGASFLEALARLHTVVFDKTGTLTRGVFRVTKVVPYNGFREEEVLAAAASAEVYSTHPIAQSIREAYGKEIPLEEVKDFQEIPGHGISAVVEGRRVLAGNDRLLHREGIPHEICNIEEGTGIHVVLDGVYAGYIIISDEIRPDAKEAIFKLKELGVQRIILLTGDQERVARLVAQKLGLDAYFAELLPEGKVKKVEELQAALLNPDKQKIAFVGDGLNDAPVIMRADVGVAMGGLGSDATLQAADVVLMEDAPSKLVTAITIARWTIRIVRQNIILALGVKALFFVLGTLGVATIWEAVFADVGITLVAIFNATRALK